A portion of the Melanotaenia boesemani isolate fMelBoe1 chromosome 2, fMelBoe1.pri, whole genome shotgun sequence genome contains these proteins:
- the kdm8 gene encoding lysine-specific demethylase 8 — translation MASLWSKISATLPLNEEQFPLQFSNKVESSVVERLRQSRQQLYSNTTSTSRMLNAQIILDISWEKLNTGTWRDVDKEWRRVYSYGCLFKAAALCRENPSEDELLQAVRTCDMGLLMGAAIMDNILQDIVRILQCEVRKSVKEEDEGEHMQVKRRKTASPHVPSIKDGLAVPRIKCPSLESFNTNYLLPLKPVILEGIIDHWPALNTHPWSIDYLRSVAGCRTVPVEVGSRYTDEDWSQTLLTVNEFIDRYILNKSQISPDGVNDVGYLAQHQLFDQIPELKEDIRIPDYCSLGEGDEDDITVNAWFGPTGTVSPLHQDPQQNFLAQVVGSKYIRLYSPEDTDKLYPHQSQLLHNTSQVEVENPDTEHFPEFIKAPYLECVLQPGDVLFIPVKHWHYVRSLEVSFSVSFWWS, via the exons ATGGCTTCACTTTGGTCAAAAATCTCTGCCACTCTGCCTTTAAATGAAGAACAGTTTCCTCTGCAGTTCAGTAACAAAGTGGAGTCAAGTGTGGTGGAAAGGCTCAGACAGTCCAGGCAGCAGCTGTACAGCAACACAACAAGCACCAGCCGGATGCTTAACGCTCAGATCATTTTGGATATTTCATGGGAGAAACTCAACACAGGGACATGGCGGGATGTGGACAAAGAGTGGCGTCGAGTTTACTCTTACGGCTGCCTTTTCAAAGCGGCTGCACTGTGTCGAGAAAATCCATCAGAGGATGAGCTACTGCAGGCTGTCAGGACTTGTGACATGGGTTTACTCATGGGCGCAGCTATCATGGATAATATACTGCAGGACATTGTTCGGATTTTGCAATGTGAAGTCAGAAAAAGTGTtaaagaagaggatgaaggtgaaCATATGCAGGTGAAG AGAAGAAAGACTGCATCCCCACATGTTCCCTCCATCAAAGACGGCTTGGCTGTTCCCAGAATCAAATGTCCTTCCTTGGAAAGCTTCAATACAAACTACCTGCTTCCCCTCAAGCCAGTGATTTTAGAAGGAATCATCGACCACTGGCCTGCCCTCAACACACACCCCTGGAG CATAGATTACCTGAGGTCTGTGGCTGGTTGTCGGACTGTTCCTGTTGAGGTGGGATCCAGATATACGGACGAGGACTGGTCACAGACACTGCTTACCGTCAACGAATTCATTGATAGATATATTCTGAATAAA AGCCAAATCTCTCCAGATGGAGTGAACGATGTGGGTTATCTTGCTCAACACCAGCTGTTTGATCAG ATACCAGAATTAAAAGAAGACATCCGCATCCCTGATTATTGCTCTCTTGGTGAAGGAGATGAAGATGATATTACTGTAAATGCATGGTTTGGACCCACAGGAACAGTATCTCCTCTTCACCAAGATCCTCAGCAGAACTTCCTGGCTCAG gtGGTGGGAAGCAAATACATTCGCCTGTATTCCCCAGAAGACACAGACAAGCTATATCCTCATCAGTCACAGCTTCTTCATAATACCAGTCAG GTGGAGGTTGAGAATCCAGACACGGAGCACTTTCCAGAGTTTATCAAGGCTCCATATCTGGAATGCGTGCTACAGCCTGGAGATGTGCTGTTCATCCCTGTCAAACACTGGCATTATGTCCGATCACTAGAAGTCAGCTTTTCTGTCAGTTTCTGGTGGTCATGA